From the genome of Manduca sexta isolate Smith_Timp_Sample1 chromosome 14, JHU_Msex_v1.0, whole genome shotgun sequence, one region includes:
- the LOC115456149 gene encoding protein alan shepard isoform X1, which produces MASAGAQYRGGTQQWAAAYAPQPCRYPPPQPQPYAAAPSPYTPHQALYLQYSGASMGGGCGATGTRVPTAASPANTASSSSSNTGSAGGTRSTSLSTAPPPPASSTSTTGAGGEQLSRTNLYIRGLNQNTTDKDLVQMCQMYGNIISTKAILDKNTNKCKGYGFVDFETIASAEAAVKGLQAKGVQAQMAKVGIWFLRRLNRQQEQDPTNLYMANLPPHFKENDVDQLLAKFGQVVSTRILRDTHGQSKGVGFARMESREKCEQIIQMFNGNAIPGAKEPLLVKFADGGNKKKALYNKQNDNNGRAWRDNNESITQLVECFQAAMAVSGVYTGGVGGAGAGGECAGVYRGGASVYGVAAFHHHPQLHHHHAAHPTTWLAPYATLIPPAHPAHHAAHPAHPTHIPIDTVPSQYVNWDSLRPENELYYFASHPYQYFAGPTPPIIQMPMESEHASTAASPDEAYQPYPPPK; this is translated from the exons ATGGCTAGCGCAGGCGCGCAGTACCGCGGCGGAACGCAGCAGTGGGCCGCGGCGTATGCGCCGCAGCCCTGCCGCTATCCGCCGCCGCAGCCCCAGCCGTACGCGGCAGCGCCGAGCCCCTACACGCCACACCAA GCGTTGTATTTGCAGTACAGTGGTGCGAGTATGGGAGGCGGCTGCGGCGCGACGGGCACGCGGGTGCCGACGGCGGCGTCGCCTGCCAACACGGCGTCGTCATCATCGTCCAACACGGGTTCGGCGGGCGGCACGCGCTCCACCAGCCTGAGCACCGCACCACCGCCCCCCGCCTCCTCAACCTCCACCACCGGAGCCGGCGGCGAACAGCTCAGCCGCACTAACCTATACATTCGGGGCCTTAACCAGAACACCACCGATAAGGACCTTGTCCAAATGTGCCAGAT GTATGGCAACATTATCTCAACAAAAGCAATTTTGGataaaaatacgaataaatGTAAAG GTTACGGTTTTGTAGATTTTGAAACGATCGCGTCAGCAGAGGCAGCTGTTAAAGGATTACAAGCGAAAGGTGTTCAGGCCCAGATGGCTAAAGTGGGTATCTGGTTCCTGCGTAGACTGAACCGT CAACAAGAACAAGACCCGACAAACCTGTACATGGCCAACCTGCCGCCGCACTTTAAGGAGAACGATGTGGACCAACTGCTGGCCAAGTTCGGCCAGGTGGTCTCCACACGGATCCTGCGCGACACCCACGGGCAGAGCAAAGGCGTTGGCTTTGCGCGGATGGAGTCTAGGGAGAAATGCGAGCAGATTATTCAA atgTTTAATGGCAACGCTATACCGGGTGCCAAGGAGCCTCTACTAGTAAAGTTCGCTGACGGCGGTAATAAGAAGAAAGCACtctataacaaacaaaacgaCAACAATGGCCGAGCATGGCGGGACAACAACGAATCCATTACACAG TTGGTGGAATGCTTCCAGGCGGCCATGGCTGTGAGCGGCGTTTACACGGGCGGTGtaggcggcgcgggcgcaggcggcGAGTGCGCCGGCGTTTACCGCGGCGGCGCCAGCGTGTACGGCGTGGCGGCGTTCCACCACCACCCGCAGCTGCACCACCATCACGCGGCGCATCCCACTACCTGGCTGGCGCCGTACGCCACGCTCATCCCGCCCGCGCATCCTGCGCACCACGCCGCGCACCCTGCGCATCCCACGCACATACCCATCGACACCGTGCCTAGCCAATAC GTAAACTGGGACAGCTTAAGGCCGGAAAATGAGTTATAC TACTTCGCGTCGCACCCGTACCAGTACTTCGCGGGCCCCACTCCGCCGATCATCCAGATGCCGATGGAGAGCGAGCACGCGTCGACGGCGGCGTCGCCCGACGAGGCCTACCAGCCGTACCCGCCTCCCAAGTAG
- the LOC115456149 gene encoding protein alan shepard isoform X2: protein MASAGAQYRGGTQQWAAAYAPQPCRYPPPQPQPYAAAPSPYTPHQALYLQYSGASMGGGCGATGTRVPTAASPANTASSSSSNTGSAGGTRSTSLSTAPPPPASSTSTTGAGGEQLSRTNLYIRGLNQNTTDKDLVQMCQMYGNIISTKAILDKNTNKCKGYGFVDFETIASAEAAVKGLQAKGVQAQMAKVGIWFLRRLNRQQEQDPTNLYMANLPPHFKENDVDQLLAKFGQVVSTRILRDTHGQSKGVGFARMESREKCEQIIQMFNGNAIPGAKEPLLVKFADGGNKKKALYNKQNDNNGRAWRDNNESITQAAMAVSGVYTGGVGGAGAGGECAGVYRGGASVYGVAAFHHHPQLHHHHAAHPTTWLAPYATLIPPAHPAHHAAHPAHPTHIPIDTVPSQYVNWDSLRPENELYYFASHPYQYFAGPTPPIIQMPMESEHASTAASPDEAYQPYPPPK, encoded by the exons ATGGCTAGCGCAGGCGCGCAGTACCGCGGCGGAACGCAGCAGTGGGCCGCGGCGTATGCGCCGCAGCCCTGCCGCTATCCGCCGCCGCAGCCCCAGCCGTACGCGGCAGCGCCGAGCCCCTACACGCCACACCAA GCGTTGTATTTGCAGTACAGTGGTGCGAGTATGGGAGGCGGCTGCGGCGCGACGGGCACGCGGGTGCCGACGGCGGCGTCGCCTGCCAACACGGCGTCGTCATCATCGTCCAACACGGGTTCGGCGGGCGGCACGCGCTCCACCAGCCTGAGCACCGCACCACCGCCCCCCGCCTCCTCAACCTCCACCACCGGAGCCGGCGGCGAACAGCTCAGCCGCACTAACCTATACATTCGGGGCCTTAACCAGAACACCACCGATAAGGACCTTGTCCAAATGTGCCAGAT GTATGGCAACATTATCTCAACAAAAGCAATTTTGGataaaaatacgaataaatGTAAAG GTTACGGTTTTGTAGATTTTGAAACGATCGCGTCAGCAGAGGCAGCTGTTAAAGGATTACAAGCGAAAGGTGTTCAGGCCCAGATGGCTAAAGTGGGTATCTGGTTCCTGCGTAGACTGAACCGT CAACAAGAACAAGACCCGACAAACCTGTACATGGCCAACCTGCCGCCGCACTTTAAGGAGAACGATGTGGACCAACTGCTGGCCAAGTTCGGCCAGGTGGTCTCCACACGGATCCTGCGCGACACCCACGGGCAGAGCAAAGGCGTTGGCTTTGCGCGGATGGAGTCTAGGGAGAAATGCGAGCAGATTATTCAA atgTTTAATGGCAACGCTATACCGGGTGCCAAGGAGCCTCTACTAGTAAAGTTCGCTGACGGCGGTAATAAGAAGAAAGCACtctataacaaacaaaacgaCAACAATGGCCGAGCATGGCGGGACAACAACGAATCCATTACACAG GCGGCCATGGCTGTGAGCGGCGTTTACACGGGCGGTGtaggcggcgcgggcgcaggcggcGAGTGCGCCGGCGTTTACCGCGGCGGCGCCAGCGTGTACGGCGTGGCGGCGTTCCACCACCACCCGCAGCTGCACCACCATCACGCGGCGCATCCCACTACCTGGCTGGCGCCGTACGCCACGCTCATCCCGCCCGCGCATCCTGCGCACCACGCCGCGCACCCTGCGCATCCCACGCACATACCCATCGACACCGTGCCTAGCCAATAC GTAAACTGGGACAGCTTAAGGCCGGAAAATGAGTTATAC TACTTCGCGTCGCACCCGTACCAGTACTTCGCGGGCCCCACTCCGCCGATCATCCAGATGCCGATGGAGAGCGAGCACGCGTCGACGGCGGCGTCGCCCGACGAGGCCTACCAGCCGTACCCGCCTCCCAAGTAG
- the LOC115456149 gene encoding protein alan shepard isoform X3, translating into MASAGAQYRGGTQQWAAAYAPQPCRYPPPQPQPYAAAPSPYTPHQALYLQYSGASMGGGCGATGTRVPTAASPANTASSSSSNTGSAGGTRSTSLSTAPPPPASSTSTTGAGGEQLSRTNLYIRGLNQNTTDKDLVQMCQMYGNIISTKAILDKNTNKCKGYGFVDFETIASAEAAVKGLQAKGVQAQMAKVGIWFLRRLNRQQEQDPTNLYMANLPPHFKENDVDQLLAKFGQVVSTRILRDTHGQSKGVGFARMESREKCEQIIQMFNGNAIPGAKEPLLVKFADGGNKKKALYNKQNDNNGRAWRDNNESITQLVECFQAAMAVSGVYTGGVGGAGAGGECAGVYRGGASVYGVAAFHHHPQLHHHHAAHPTTWLAPYATLIPPAHPAHHAAHPAHPTHIPIDTVPSQYYFASHPYQYFAGPTPPIIQMPMESEHASTAASPDEAYQPYPPPK; encoded by the exons ATGGCTAGCGCAGGCGCGCAGTACCGCGGCGGAACGCAGCAGTGGGCCGCGGCGTATGCGCCGCAGCCCTGCCGCTATCCGCCGCCGCAGCCCCAGCCGTACGCGGCAGCGCCGAGCCCCTACACGCCACACCAA GCGTTGTATTTGCAGTACAGTGGTGCGAGTATGGGAGGCGGCTGCGGCGCGACGGGCACGCGGGTGCCGACGGCGGCGTCGCCTGCCAACACGGCGTCGTCATCATCGTCCAACACGGGTTCGGCGGGCGGCACGCGCTCCACCAGCCTGAGCACCGCACCACCGCCCCCCGCCTCCTCAACCTCCACCACCGGAGCCGGCGGCGAACAGCTCAGCCGCACTAACCTATACATTCGGGGCCTTAACCAGAACACCACCGATAAGGACCTTGTCCAAATGTGCCAGAT GTATGGCAACATTATCTCAACAAAAGCAATTTTGGataaaaatacgaataaatGTAAAG GTTACGGTTTTGTAGATTTTGAAACGATCGCGTCAGCAGAGGCAGCTGTTAAAGGATTACAAGCGAAAGGTGTTCAGGCCCAGATGGCTAAAGTGGGTATCTGGTTCCTGCGTAGACTGAACCGT CAACAAGAACAAGACCCGACAAACCTGTACATGGCCAACCTGCCGCCGCACTTTAAGGAGAACGATGTGGACCAACTGCTGGCCAAGTTCGGCCAGGTGGTCTCCACACGGATCCTGCGCGACACCCACGGGCAGAGCAAAGGCGTTGGCTTTGCGCGGATGGAGTCTAGGGAGAAATGCGAGCAGATTATTCAA atgTTTAATGGCAACGCTATACCGGGTGCCAAGGAGCCTCTACTAGTAAAGTTCGCTGACGGCGGTAATAAGAAGAAAGCACtctataacaaacaaaacgaCAACAATGGCCGAGCATGGCGGGACAACAACGAATCCATTACACAG TTGGTGGAATGCTTCCAGGCGGCCATGGCTGTGAGCGGCGTTTACACGGGCGGTGtaggcggcgcgggcgcaggcggcGAGTGCGCCGGCGTTTACCGCGGCGGCGCCAGCGTGTACGGCGTGGCGGCGTTCCACCACCACCCGCAGCTGCACCACCATCACGCGGCGCATCCCACTACCTGGCTGGCGCCGTACGCCACGCTCATCCCGCCCGCGCATCCTGCGCACCACGCCGCGCACCCTGCGCATCCCACGCACATACCCATCGACACCGTGCCTAGCCAATAC TACTTCGCGTCGCACCCGTACCAGTACTTCGCGGGCCCCACTCCGCCGATCATCCAGATGCCGATGGAGAGCGAGCACGCGTCGACGGCGGCGTCGCCCGACGAGGCCTACCAGCCGTACCCGCCTCCCAAGTAG